The following proteins come from a genomic window of Pseudomonas cichorii:
- a CDS encoding Pr6Pr family membrane protein, whose product MHSEHPQLTQGQRRYTLVAACLGWSGLAIQMYLIFWARWADQASLLGGLVRFFSFFTVLSNTLVAVALTCALSHRQSRGHDFFRHPVVCGGIAASIALVGIAYNLLLRHLWQPQGWQWIADELLHDVMPLIFVVYWWLYVPRGRLRFNHVLLWTLYPILYFGYVLLRGDALGDYMYPFIDVGTLGYAQSFINAGGVLLGFVVIALVLLGIDKGFRERTPR is encoded by the coding sequence ATGCACAGCGAACATCCGCAACTGACGCAGGGACAGCGTCGCTACACGCTGGTTGCCGCCTGCCTGGGCTGGTCTGGCCTGGCTATCCAGATGTATCTGATTTTCTGGGCGCGCTGGGCCGATCAGGCCAGCCTGCTGGGCGGTCTGGTTCGTTTCTTCAGCTTCTTTACGGTCTTGAGCAACACGCTGGTCGCGGTGGCGCTCACCTGTGCATTGAGTCATCGCCAGTCCCGCGGGCATGATTTCTTTCGCCATCCGGTCGTGTGCGGCGGCATTGCTGCCAGCATTGCGCTGGTAGGTATCGCCTATAACCTGCTGCTGCGCCATCTGTGGCAACCACAAGGCTGGCAGTGGATCGCGGACGAATTGTTGCACGACGTCATGCCGCTGATCTTCGTGGTGTATTGGTGGCTGTATGTGCCCAGAGGCAGGCTTCGTTTTAACCATGTGCTGCTGTGGACGCTGTACCCGATCCTCTACTTCGGCTATGTCCTGCTGCGCGGCGATGCATTGGGGGATTACATGTACCCCTTCATCGATGTCGGCACGCTCGGGTATGCGCAGTCCTTTATCAATGCGGGTGGCGTGCTGTTGGGGTTTGTGGTGATTGCGCTGGTTTTGCTGGGGATTGATAAAGGGTTTCGCGAAAGAACGCCTCGATGA
- a CDS encoding VF530 family protein, with protein MTTTQNDPLHGVTLEQILKALVEHYQWSGLSERIDIRCFKSDPSIKSSLTFLRKTPWAREKVEALYVKLHRSKGW; from the coding sequence ATGACAACAACCCAGAACGACCCTCTGCACGGCGTCACGCTGGAACAGATCCTCAAGGCTCTGGTCGAGCACTATCAATGGTCCGGTTTGTCTGAGCGCATCGATATTCGCTGCTTCAAGAGTGATCCGAGTATCAAGTCCAGCCTGACTTTTCTGCGCAAGACGCCCTGGGCTCGCGAGAAAGTGGAAGCGCTGTACGTGAAGCTGCATCGCAGCAAGGGTTGGTAA
- a CDS encoding TonB-dependent receptor, producing the protein MHRNLLWRLTPLATALLLAAPAHAAESLELQPQVITANPLGSDQLATPTTVLEGDALTLEQKGSLGETLNKQPGVSSSYFGPGASRPIIRGMDGDRIRILRNGVGALDASSLSYDHAVPLDPVNVDRVEIVRGPAALLYGGSAIGGVVNTFDNRIPTEAIEGIHGAGELRYGGADTTRSSAGKLEAGNGQFALHIDANAREFNDLHIPGYARTRELRAQGSEDGDKKNRLSNSDGRQDGGAVGGSYTWDDGYAGVSYSNYDSNYGSPAEQDVRIRMQQEHYAFASEIRNLSGPFTSVKLDAGYTDYEHREIEGGEVGTTFKNKGYEARIEARHQPIGPVNGVVGAQITRSEFSALGEEAFVPQTDTDAGALFILEELQATERLKLSLGGRIEHTTVNPDAQGKDRFAAADNSSKFTAGSLSSGAVYTLTPVWSLAATLGYTERAPTFYELYANGAHVATGTYERGNADLSKEKAVSSDLALRFDNGTHKGSAGVFYSHFSNYIGLLGSGRTVDEDGQDDASGIPEFNYAGVRARFSGFEAQDHWKLGENRYGSLALELSGDYTRATNLDTGEALPRIAPLRLNSGLLWELDKWQARLDIEHASAQRRVPDNESTTDGYTTLGASAGYRFNLGSSQWLAFVNGENLTNQTVRYASSILRDIAPAQGRSVQVGLRTTF; encoded by the coding sequence ATGCACCGCAACCTGCTCTGGCGCCTGACGCCATTGGCAACCGCTCTGCTGCTGGCCGCGCCAGCCCATGCAGCAGAAAGCCTTGAGCTGCAACCTCAGGTCATCACAGCCAACCCGCTGGGCAGCGATCAACTGGCAACGCCGACAACGGTTCTGGAAGGCGATGCCCTGACCCTTGAGCAGAAAGGCAGCCTGGGTGAAACCCTGAACAAGCAGCCGGGAGTTTCTTCGTCCTATTTCGGCCCGGGCGCCAGCCGCCCGATCATTCGCGGCATGGACGGTGACCGGATTCGTATCCTGCGCAATGGCGTAGGCGCGCTGGATGCTTCGTCCCTGTCCTACGACCACGCCGTCCCGCTGGACCCGGTGAATGTCGACCGCGTCGAAATCGTTCGAGGCCCGGCCGCCCTGCTCTATGGCGGCAGCGCCATCGGCGGCGTGGTCAACACCTTCGATAACCGCATCCCCACCGAAGCCATCGAAGGCATTCACGGTGCAGGCGAACTTCGTTACGGCGGAGCAGATACGACCCGTAGCAGCGCGGGCAAACTGGAAGCCGGTAACGGTCAGTTCGCCTTGCACATCGATGCCAACGCCCGTGAGTTCAATGACCTGCACATCCCCGGCTACGCCCGCACCCGCGAGCTGCGCGCCCAGGGCAGCGAAGACGGTGACAAGAAAAACCGCCTGAGCAACAGCGATGGACGTCAGGACGGCGGCGCCGTCGGCGGCTCCTACACCTGGGATGACGGCTATGCGGGCGTGTCGTACAGCAACTACGACTCCAACTACGGCTCACCCGCCGAGCAGGACGTGCGTATCCGCATGCAGCAGGAGCATTACGCTTTCGCCTCCGAGATCCGCAATCTGTCCGGGCCTTTCACGTCGGTCAAACTGGACGCGGGCTACACCGACTATGAACACCGCGAGATCGAAGGCGGCGAAGTCGGCACCACCTTCAAGAACAAGGGTTACGAAGCCCGCATCGAAGCCCGTCATCAACCCATAGGGCCAGTCAATGGCGTGGTGGGCGCACAGATAACCCGCAGCGAGTTTTCTGCCTTGGGTGAAGAAGCCTTCGTGCCGCAGACCGATACCGATGCTGGCGCGCTGTTCATTCTTGAAGAACTGCAAGCCACCGAGCGCTTGAAGCTGAGCCTGGGCGGACGCATCGAACACACCACGGTCAATCCCGATGCTCAGGGCAAGGATCGTTTCGCCGCAGCCGACAACTCCAGCAAGTTCACGGCGGGCAGCCTGTCGTCGGGCGCGGTCTACACTCTGACACCCGTCTGGTCCCTGGCTGCGACGCTGGGTTATACCGAACGCGCTCCAACCTTCTATGAGCTGTATGCCAATGGCGCTCACGTGGCCACCGGCACTTACGAGCGCGGCAATGCCGACCTCTCGAAAGAAAAAGCGGTTTCCAGCGATCTGGCCCTGCGCTTCGACAATGGCACCCACAAAGGCAGTGCGGGTGTTTTCTACAGCCACTTCTCCAACTACATCGGCTTGCTGGGCAGTGGTCGTACCGTCGATGAAGACGGACAGGACGATGCCAGCGGCATCCCAGAATTCAACTACGCTGGCGTTCGTGCGCGCTTCAGCGGTTTCGAGGCCCAGGACCACTGGAAGCTGGGTGAAAACCGCTACGGCAGCCTGGCACTGGAACTGTCCGGTGACTACACCCGCGCCACAAATCTGGATACCGGCGAAGCCTTGCCCCGTATCGCACCCTTGCGTCTGAACAGTGGCCTGCTGTGGGAACTGGACAAGTGGCAGGCTCGCCTCGATATCGAGCATGCCAGCGCTCAGCGTCGAGTCCCGGATAACGAATCCACGACCGATGGTTACACCACGCTGGGGGCCAGTGCCGGTTACCGCTTCAATCTGGGCAGCAGCCAATGGCTGGCTTTCGTCAATGGCGAGAACCTGACCAACCAGACCGTGCGCTACGCCAGCTCGATCCTGCGGGATATCGCACCGGCCCAGGGCCGTAGCGTACAAGTCGGTTTACGCACCACTTTCTGA
- a CDS encoding glucose/quinate/shikimate family membrane-bound PQQ-dependent dehydrogenase: MSTEGALSRNRLLPTLLGLVIALMGLVLLVGGLRLMQLDGSLYYLLAGIGFTVTGVLLILGHRSALGLYALLLFASTVWSLWEVGLDWWQLVPRLALWFALGIVLLLPWFRRPLLRGEPARLGTGALTVAVVLAGLTALASQFTNPGRIEGQLDRETAGTTNTAPAMPDGDWQSYGRTGFGDRYSPLAQITPQNVNTLVPAWTYRTGDIPGPNDPGETTAENTPLKVNGMLYVCTPHSQVIALDPDSGKEIWRFDPKISTQNAENFKGWAHMTCRGVSYHDDAAYAASSPAQSPATPAAESTAGNACPRRIFLPTADTRLIALNADTGKMCEDFGNKGSIDLSANIGTFAPGGYYSTSPPAVTRDLVVIGGHVTDNVSIDEPSGVIRAYDVHTGRLVWNWDSGNPDDTTPIAEGKTYTRNSPNMWSMFSVDEKLGMLYLPMGNQMPDQWGGNRTPASEKYSAGLVALDIATGKVRWNYQFTHHDLWDMDVGGQPTLMDMKTADGVKPAVLASTKQGSIYVLDRSNGQPIVPINEVPVPQGAVEGDHTSPTQPKSDLNFMPPPLKERDMWGVTPFDQMLCRIDFKSLRYEGPFTPPSLQGSIVYPGNFGVFDWGGISVDPVRQIAFVNPSYMAFRSKLVPAAEVEAGPGRKSETEGVQPNKGAPYGVILEALLSPMGLPCQAPAWGYVAAVDLTNHKTIWMHKNGTVRDSSPVPIPLTMGVPSLGGTFTTASGVAFLSGTLDQYLRAYDVRNGKQLWEARLPAGAQTTPMTYTGKDGQQYVLVVAGGHGSLGTKQGDYVMAFKLPK; encoded by the coding sequence ATGAGCACTGAAGGTGCTTTGAGTAGAAATCGCCTGTTACCCACATTGCTCGGTCTGGTGATCGCGCTGATGGGACTGGTCCTCTTGGTTGGCGGCCTCAGACTGATGCAACTGGATGGTTCGCTCTACTACCTGCTGGCAGGCATCGGTTTTACAGTCACCGGCGTGCTGCTCATCCTGGGACATCGCTCCGCCCTTGGCCTGTATGCGCTTCTGTTGTTTGCGAGCACGGTCTGGTCCTTGTGGGAAGTCGGCCTCGACTGGTGGCAACTGGTGCCACGTCTGGCGCTCTGGTTCGCACTGGGTATCGTCCTGCTGTTGCCATGGTTTCGTCGGCCTCTGCTGCGTGGCGAACCTGCCCGCCTGGGCACAGGAGCCCTGACGGTCGCGGTCGTGCTAGCAGGCCTGACCGCACTGGCCAGCCAGTTCACAAATCCCGGTCGTATCGAAGGACAACTGGACCGCGAAACCGCAGGCACCACCAACACGGCTCCTGCCATGCCCGATGGCGACTGGCAGTCCTATGGCCGTACCGGCTTCGGCGACCGCTACTCGCCACTGGCCCAGATCACGCCACAGAACGTCAACACCCTGGTGCCCGCCTGGACCTATCGCACCGGCGACATCCCAGGACCGAACGATCCGGGAGAAACCACAGCCGAAAATACACCGCTCAAAGTCAACGGCATGTTGTACGTGTGTACACCGCATAGCCAGGTGATCGCCCTGGACCCGGACAGCGGCAAGGAAATCTGGCGCTTCGATCCGAAGATCAGCACCCAGAATGCAGAAAACTTCAAAGGCTGGGCGCACATGACCTGCCGTGGCGTCTCGTATCACGATGACGCTGCCTATGCCGCGAGCAGCCCTGCTCAAAGCCCGGCCACACCGGCTGCCGAAAGCACTGCCGGCAATGCATGCCCGCGCCGTATCTTCCTGCCTACTGCCGACACCCGTCTGATCGCTCTGAACGCCGATACCGGCAAGATGTGTGAAGACTTCGGCAACAAAGGCTCGATCGATCTGAGCGCCAATATCGGTACCTTCGCGCCGGGCGGCTACTACTCCACGTCGCCACCGGCCGTGACCAGGGATCTGGTGGTGATTGGCGGCCATGTCACCGATAACGTTTCCATCGACGAGCCTTCGGGCGTCATCCGTGCCTACGACGTTCACACCGGCCGCCTGGTCTGGAACTGGGACAGCGGCAATCCGGACGATACGACGCCTATCGCCGAAGGCAAGACCTACACCCGCAACTCGCCGAACATGTGGTCCATGTTCAGCGTCGATGAAAAGCTGGGCATGCTCTACCTGCCGATGGGCAATCAGATGCCTGATCAGTGGGGCGGCAACCGCACGCCAGCCTCGGAGAAATACAGCGCAGGTCTGGTAGCGCTGGACATCGCCACCGGTAAAGTGCGCTGGAATTACCAGTTTACCCATCACGATTTGTGGGACATGGATGTGGGCGGTCAACCGACCCTCATGGACATGAAAACCGCCGATGGCGTCAAACCGGCGGTGCTGGCTTCGACCAAGCAAGGCAGCATCTATGTGCTGGACCGCAGCAACGGCCAGCCCATCGTGCCGATCAATGAAGTACCAGTACCGCAAGGCGCAGTCGAAGGGGATCACACCTCGCCGACCCAGCCCAAGTCCGACCTGAACTTCATGCCACCGCCCCTCAAGGAGCGTGACATGTGGGGCGTGACGCCATTCGATCAGATGCTGTGCCGGATCGATTTCAAATCCTTGCGCTACGAAGGTCCCTTCACGCCGCCATCGCTGCAGGGCTCGATCGTTTATCCAGGCAACTTCGGCGTGTTCGACTGGGGTGGTATCTCGGTTGACCCGGTTCGTCAGATCGCGTTCGTCAACCCGAGCTACATGGCGTTCCGCTCGAAACTGGTGCCGGCCGCCGAGGTTGAAGCCGGGCCGGGTCGCAAGAGCGAAACCGAAGGCGTGCAACCCAACAAGGGCGCACCTTATGGCGTGATCCTCGAAGCGTTGCTCTCGCCAATGGGCCTGCCTTGCCAGGCGCCAGCATGGGGTTATGTGGCAGCCGTGGACCTGACCAACCATAAGACCATCTGGATGCACAAGAACGGTACCGTGCGTGACAGCTCGCCGGTCCCGATTCCCCTGACCATGGGCGTTCCAAGCCTGGGCGGCACCTTCACCACCGCCAGCGGCGTGGCTTTCCTGAGCGGTACGCTGGACCAGTACCTGCGCGCCTACGACGTCCGTAACGGCAAGCAGTTGTGGGAAGCACGCCTGCCCGCAGGTGCCCAGACCACCCCGATGACTTATACCGGCAAGGACGGCCAGCAATATGTGCTGGTGGTAGCCGGTGGTCACGGCTCACTGGGGACCAAACAAGGCGACTACGTGATGGCGTTCAAACTGCCGAAGTGA
- a CDS encoding cupin domain-containing protein, with the protein MAAVVMLPLGTAHAAIPTTEVAQQGIRAFKLCTGTDNRAHIQEGTVDQKFRTNVDIIHFKETAPHSSYDWHPAPEEQYVITLSGTLEFFTTGGETFVLHPGDVLVAQDTTGEGHRWQMVGDEPWRRAYITLKPGVKTAFVPKAGSKGC; encoded by the coding sequence ATGGCGGCTGTGGTCATGCTGCCTCTGGGTACCGCCCACGCGGCAATACCGACCACGGAGGTTGCGCAGCAGGGGATAAGGGCGTTCAAGTTGTGCACAGGCACTGACAACCGTGCTCATATCCAGGAAGGTACAGTCGATCAGAAGTTTCGTACCAATGTGGACATCATCCACTTCAAGGAAACGGCACCTCATTCGTCCTACGACTGGCATCCCGCTCCCGAAGAGCAATACGTGATCACTCTGAGCGGCACGCTCGAGTTCTTCACTACCGGCGGCGAAACCTTTGTCCTGCACCCGGGCGATGTGCTGGTTGCCCAGGACACCACAGGCGAAGGGCACCGCTGGCAGATGGTCGGCGACGAGCCATGGCGTCGGGCCTACATCACCCTCAAGCCGGGGGTGAAAACCGCATTCGTGCCCAAGGCTGGCTCCAAGGGCTGCTGA